In Sandaracinaceae bacterium, the DNA window CTATGTGCATCTGCTTCGAATGCCTCCAGGTTGGGCAGCCCTGTCCGGCCATCAAAAGCGAGTCGTTGAAGGAGGGACTGGTACCTGCTGTCGTATCCCCCGAAGAGAATCTCGGTGCCACCGGCACGAATGATGTCACCGTCCTCCAACTCAACTCCCGCCGTATCGACGGCTTCATCGTTGACGTACGTACCGTTGCGAGAAGGGTTGTCAAGTAGGAATGCGCGCTCTGCTCGGGTTACGAGGCGGGCGTGCCGGCCCGAGACAGCCTGGTCTTCCAAGAGGAGGTCGGCCTCGGATTCCAGTCGACCAATTAGGTAGTCATGGTCATCACTAGCGAGGCGGAGGAAGCTCTCATGCCTGGCGGGACCCAAGACGAGGAGAAAGGCGGGGCCACTCGGCTTGAAGCGGTGTCCACCTGACTGGCTTGGTCCCGGCACTGACCCCGGCGCATCGGGAAAGTTCAGCACCGTTGTTGTCTTGCCTTTGGTGCCCAATCCTAGCTCCATAGCTGCGGCACAGTGCCTCCGAGGAAGCCGGCGCAAGAAGGGATAGGTCCTAGTACGGCGGCAATACTACCGTCCCAGGGACTGAGCGACGACGTATTTCCTCGCCGGATGCGCACGAAGGCGCCGACGCACCCGCTCCACGCATCAGTGCACCCGGCGGCGGGGTGCTACACGAGGCCGCCACGTCGAACACACCACGCTGGCCCGCCCTGCCCACATCCGGCTTCGGTCGACCTTGTGTGGTGCTTGGGCTGGTCCCGAAGGCCGTGATGGAGTCTGTCTTCCGGCGAACGGCGAGTGGCTCTGTCAGATCCGTCCGCCGGCGGCGTCTCTCCTCCGATGAACGAACGCTTCGCCCGCACGCCGTGCTGCGGTAAGGTCGCACTGTGACTGGATGGGCAAAGGTCAACGTGAAGTCCGCTCGCGAGGACGAGCTCGCGGGGGAGATCGCCGAGGTGGTCGGGCTGACCGAGCGCACGGTGGAGAGGCGGCTCGGGGAGGCGCATGGGCGAACGCTCGTGCGGAACCTCTTCGAGGATCGCTGGCCCCGCGAGGCCGCCGACTTCGAGGGGAGGACGGCGGCGTGGGCGCGGAACGCGGAGCTGTTCGAGGAGCTCTCGGGGGTCACCGGCCTCGCCGTCCGGACGGTGCGGACGAAGCTGCAAGAGGCGACGGGCAAGATGCACGTGCCGCGGGTGTTCGCGGACCGGTGGCCGGAGGCCGAGGCCCCGCGCCGCTCGAACGGTCGTTCGTCGACGAGTCGTGGTAGGCCGGAGCCGAAAGGCGAAGTGGAAGACATGGCGGAGCCCAAGAAGAAGCGAGCCGGGAAGAAGAAGAGCAACGGCCGCTCGAAGTCGAACGGCAGCCCGGAGCGGACGGGGAGCCTCGGCTTCGAGTCGAAGCTGTGGGACGCGGCGGACCTGCTGCGCAACAACATGGACCCGGCCGAGTACAAGCACGTGGTGCTCGGCTTGCTGTTCCTCAAGTACATCGAGGACGCGTTCGAGGAGCGGCGCGAGGAGCTGCGGGCCGCAGTGTCGGACCCCGACTCGGAGTACTTCGAGGAGACGGAGGCGGCGCGCGAGGACGCGCTGGGCGAGCTGCTCGAGGACCGCGACGAGTACACGGCGGAGAACGTGTTCTGGGTGCCCGAGAAGGCGCGCTGGTCGCACCTGCAGGCGGAGGCGAAGCAGCCGACCATCGGCAAGACGCTCGACGACGCGATGGACCTCATCGAGCGCGAGAACCCGCGGCTGAAGAACGTGCTGCCCAAGGTCTACGCGCTGCCCGGGCTCGACAAGCACAACCTCGGGCAGCTCATCGACCTGGTGAGCGGTATCGGGCTCGGGACCAAGGAGCACCGCGACAAGGACACGCTCGGCCGGGTCTACGAGTACTTCCTCAGCCGGTTCGCGTCGGCCGAGGGCCGGGGCGGCGGCGAGTTCTACACCCCCGCCTCGGTGGTGCGGCTGCTGGTCGAGATGCTCGAGCCCTACCAGGGCCGGGTCTACGACCCTTGCTGCGGTTCGGGCGGCATGTTCGTGCAGTCGTTGAAGTTCATCGAGGCGCACGACGGCCAGCGCAAGCAGATCACGGTCTACGGCCAGGAGTCCAACCGCACCACCTGGCGCATGGCGCAGATGAACCTCGCCATCCGCGGCATCGAAGCCAACCTGGGCAAGAAGCACGCGGACAGCTTCCACGAGGACCTGCACCCGGATCTCAGAGCCGACTTCATCCTCGCCAACCCGCCGTTCAACATCTCGGTCTGGGGCGGCGAGCGGCTCGAGGGCGACGTGCGCTGGAGGTACGGCGCCCCGCCGGCCAGCAACGCCAACTACGGCTGGGTTCAGCACTTCATCCACCACCTCGCCGACGACGGCACGGCGGGCTTCGTGCTCGCCAACGGCTCCATGTCGTCCATGCAGTCGGGGGAGGGGGAGATCCGAAAGAAGATCGTCGAGGCCGACCTCGTCGACTGCGTCGTCGCCTGCCCGGGGCAGCTCTTCTACGCCACCCAGATCCCGGTTTGCCTCTGGTTCTTGACCAAGAACAAGCGCGCCAACGGCCACCGCGACCGACAGCGGGAGACCCTCTTCATCGACGCCCGCAAGCTCGGCCGCATGGAGACCCGGGTCAACCGCGTGTTCGACGCCGAGCACATCGCCCAGGTCGCGGACACCTACCACGCCTGGCGCAACCATGGCGGCGCCTACGATGACGTGGCCGGCTTTTGCAAGTCGGCCAAGCTCGAGGAGATCGCGAGTCACGCCTTCGTGCTCACCCCGGGCCGCTACGTCGGCGCGGAGGAGGTCGAAGACGACGGCGAGCCCTTCGAGGAGAAGATGCAACGGCTGACCGCGGCGCTCTCGGCGCAGATGGCGGAGGGAGTGAAGCTGGACGCCAAGATCGCTGATGCGGTCACGAGGCTGGGGTATGGACGTTAGTCTGCCGAGTAGTTGGCGCGTTCTACGCTCCGATGAAATCGCGGCCCCCGGGCAGCACGCGATGGCCACCGGACCCTTCGGTTCCGCGATCAGCTCGAGGTTCTTCGTGGACTCGGGTGTCCCGGTGATCCGAGGAAGCAATCTCAGCGACGACACCGGAGTTCGGATCTCTGACGCGAATCTCGTCTACATACCGGACGACCTTGCCCGAAAGTTTTCACGTTCTGAAGTCCGTCTTGGCGACCTCGTGTTTACCTGCTGGGGCACCATTGGTCAGGTTGGTCTCATCGACCAACGTGCAGGCTACGATCGATACATTGTTTCAAACAAGCAGATGAAGCTAACGCCTGACGCCACTGTCGCGGACAGTCTATTCCTCTACTATGTGTACTCCAGCCCCCAGGTTGTAGAGCGGATCCAAGGTCAGAAGATCGGTAGTTCGGTGCCTGGGTTCAATCTTGGCCAGCTCAAGGCGATCACCATCCCTGTCCCGCCGCTCGAGGAGCAGCGGCGGATTGCTGGGGTGCTCGGGGCGCTGGACGACAGGATCGAGCTCAACCGGAAGATGAACCGGACGCTGGAGGAGATGGCACAGGCCATCTTCAAGTCCTGGTTCATCGACTTCGACGGCGTGCCCCACTCGGAGATGGTCGACAGCGAGCTCGGGCCGATCCCGGGAGCCGTGAAGCTGGTTTACTTGGGAGATATTCTTAGTGACCTCGAGACCGGAAAGAGGCCCAAGGGCGGTGTGAAGCAGATTGCCTCGGGAGTGCCGAGCATCGGTGCGGAGAGCATCGTTGGAGTCGGTAGGTACGACTTTGCAAAGACCAAGTACGTTCCGGAAGAGTTCTTCGTCAAGATGAAGAAGGGTGTTCTTCGAGATAGGGACGTTCTCGTCTACAAGGACGGTGGCAAGCCCGGTGACTTTCGGCCCCATGTTTCTATGTTCGGTGACGGATTTCCTTTCAATCGGGCCGCAATCAACAGCCACGTATATCGCCTCCGTGCGGATGGGCGCGTGTCGCAAGAATATCTCTACTTCTGGCTGGCTTCAGATTCGATGTTGGCACTCATGCGAAGAATGGGTACAGGCGCGGCGATACCGGGGATTCCAAAGCGAAATCTCGTCCGCATTCCGGTCGTTCTACCGGAGCGCGGGCGCGTTGAGCGCTTTCAAGAGTACGCGGAGCCGGCGGTCAGCAGAATCTTCGCCAATGCCAATCAAAGCAGAACGCTCGAAGAGCTTCGCGACGCGCTCCTCCCGAAGCTGATCTCCGGTGAGATCCGCGTGCCCGAGGCCGAGAAGGCGGTGGAGGCGGTGCTTTGAGCGGGTTCGAGTCGGTGGTGCAGGCGGCGGCGGTCGAGTACTTCGCGGAGCTCGGCTACGCGTATCGGCGTGGGCCGGACCTCGCCCCCGACTCGGACAGCCCGGAGCGCGGCTCCCATGCGGACGTGGTGCTCGCGGGGCGGCTGCGCGCGGCGCTGACACGCATCAACCCGCACCTCGACGCGGACGCCATCGACGAGGTGGCCAAGCGCATCCTCCGGCCGGGGAGCCCGTCGCTCGAAGAGAACAACCTCGCGTTCCAGTCGCTGGTGACCCGCGGGGCGGAGGTGCAGGTCCGCAAGGACGGGCAGGCGCGCGGGGAGCTCGCGTTCCTCTTCGACTTCGACGAGCCGGACAACAACGACTGGCTGGTGGTGGGGCAGCTGACCGTCATTCACGGTGAGCACCATCGGCGGCCGGACCTGGTGGTCTACGTCAACGGCATGCCCCTCGCGGTGCTCGAGCTGAAGAGCCCCCAGAGCGAGAACGCGACCCTGCAGTCGGCGTGGAACCAGCTCCAGACCTACAAGCGGGAGCTCCCGGCGCTCTTCGACGCCAACGAGCTGCT includes these proteins:
- a CDS encoding class I SAM-dependent DNA methyltransferase, translating into MTGWAKVNVKSAREDELAGEIAEVVGLTERTVERRLGEAHGRTLVRNLFEDRWPREAADFEGRTAAWARNAELFEELSGVTGLAVRTVRTKLQEATGKMHVPRVFADRWPEAEAPRRSNGRSSTSRGRPEPKGEVEDMAEPKKKRAGKKKSNGRSKSNGSPERTGSLGFESKLWDAADLLRNNMDPAEYKHVVLGLLFLKYIEDAFEERREELRAAVSDPDSEYFEETEAAREDALGELLEDRDEYTAENVFWVPEKARWSHLQAEAKQPTIGKTLDDAMDLIERENPRLKNVLPKVYALPGLDKHNLGQLIDLVSGIGLGTKEHRDKDTLGRVYEYFLSRFASAEGRGGGEFYTPASVVRLLVEMLEPYQGRVYDPCCGSGGMFVQSLKFIEAHDGQRKQITVYGQESNRTTWRMAQMNLAIRGIEANLGKKHADSFHEDLHPDLRADFILANPPFNISVWGGERLEGDVRWRYGAPPASNANYGWVQHFIHHLADDGTAGFVLANGSMSSMQSGEGEIRKKIVEADLVDCVVACPGQLFYATQIPVCLWFLTKNKRANGHRDRQRETLFIDARKLGRMETRVNRVFDAEHIAQVADTYHAWRNHGGAYDDVAGFCKSAKLEEIASHAFVLTPGRYVGAEEVEDDGEPFEEKMQRLTAALSAQMAEGVKLDAKIADAVTRLGYGR
- a CDS encoding restriction endonuclease subunit S — its product is MATGPFGSAISSRFFVDSGVPVIRGSNLSDDTGVRISDANLVYIPDDLARKFSRSEVRLGDLVFTCWGTIGQVGLIDQRAGYDRYIVSNKQMKLTPDATVADSLFLYYVYSSPQVVERIQGQKIGSSVPGFNLGQLKAITIPVPPLEEQRRIAGVLGALDDRIELNRKMNRTLEEMAQAIFKSWFIDFDGVPHSEMVDSELGPIPGAVKLVYLGDILSDLETGKRPKGGVKQIASGVPSIGAESIVGVGRYDFAKTKYVPEEFFVKMKKGVLRDRDVLVYKDGGKPGDFRPHVSMFGDGFPFNRAAINSHVYRLRADGRVSQEYLYFWLASDSMLALMRRMGTGAAIPGIPKRNLVRIPVVLPERGRVERFQEYAEPAVSRIFANANQSRTLEELRDALLPKLISGEIRVPEAEKAVEAVL